The following are encoded together in the Numida meleagris isolate 19003 breed g44 Domestic line chromosome 19, NumMel1.0, whole genome shotgun sequence genome:
- the PSMA7 gene encoding proteasome subunit alpha type-7 — translation MSYDRAITVFSPDGHLFQVEYAQEAVKKGSTAVGVRGKDIVVLGVEKKSVAKLQDERTVRKICALDDNVCMAFAGLTADARIVINRARVECQSHRLTVEDPVTVEYITRYIASLKQRYTQSNGRRPFGISALIVGFDFDGTPRLYQTDPSGTYHAWKANAIGRGAKSVREFLEKNYTDEAIETDDLTIKLVIKALLEVVQSGGKNIELAVMRRDQPLKILSPEEIEKYVAEIEKEKEENEKKKQKKTS, via the exons ATGAGCTACGACCGGGCCATCACCGTCTTCTCTCCGGACGGGCACCTCTTCCAGGTGGAGTACGCCCAGGAGGCGGTGAAGAAGGGCTCCACGGCG GTTGGGGTAAGAGGGAAGGATATTGTTGTTCTTGGCGTGGAAAAGAAGTCCGTGGCGAAACTTCAGGATGAAAGAACTGTACGGAAGATCTGCGCTCTCGATGACAATGTCTGCATGGCTTTTGCAG GGCTCACAGCTGATGCCAGAATAGTTATAAACAGAGCTCGTGTAGAATGTCAGAGCCACAGACTCACCGTGGAGGATCCGGTCACCGTGGAGTACATCACGCGCTACATCGCCAGCCTGAAGCAG AGGTATACCCAGAGCAACGGTCGCAGGCCTTTCGGTATCTCTGCTCTCATTGTGGGATTTGACTTTGATGGAACCCCCCGGCTGTACCAGACCGATCCCTCTGGCACATACCATGCTTGGAAG GCTAATGCCATTGGCAGAGGAGCTAAATCTGTACGTGAATTCCTGGAGAAAAACTATACTGATGAAGCCATTGAAACAGATGATCTGACTATTAAGCTTGTCATCAAGGCTCTTCTTGAG GTTGTGCAGTCTGGTGGGAAGAACATCGAGCTGGCTGTTATGAGAAGAGATCAGCCCCTGAAG ATTCTAAGCCCTGAAGAAATTGAGAAGTATGTTgctgaaattgaaaaagaaaaggaagaaaatgaaaagaaaaagcagaagaagaCATCATGA
- the SS18L1 gene encoding calcium-responsive transactivator isoform X1 translates to MSVAFASARPRGKGEVTQQTIQKMLDENHHLIQCIMDYQSKGKTAECTQYQQILHRNLVYLATIADSNQNMQSLLPAPPTQNINLGPGGMTQSASNQSLHSQSNLSDAIGTGLPPSSLMQSQISNGPNHVPMQQSGQNTMPTTSLSMTVSSHGTGPGYSHTVPASQNVPMQGQGSIGNYVSRTNINMQSNPVSMMHQQAATSHYNSAQGGSQHYQGQSSIAMMSQSNQGNSMMGQRPMGPYRASQQGSSQQYMGQEEYYSEQYSHGQGSSEPMNQQYYPDGHGDYAYQQSSYTEQSYDRSFDDSTQHYYEGGNSQYSQQQAGYQQGAAQQQTYSQQQYPNQQSYPGQQQGYGPAQGASSQYSSYQQGQGQQYGSYRASQTGPSAQQQRPYGYEQGQYGNYQQ, encoded by the exons ATGTCGGTTGCCTTTGCTTCTGCTCGCCCGAGAGGCAAAGGGGAGGTGACCCAGCAAACTATCCAGAAG ATGTTAGATGAAAATCACCACCTAATACAATGTATTATGGATTATCAGAGCAAGGGGAAAACTGCAGAATGTACTCA ATACCAACAAATCTTGCACAGAAACCTCGTTTACTTGGCAACAATAGCAGACTCTAACCAGAATATGCAGTCCTTGCTTCCTGCT CCACCAACGCAAAACATAAACTTGGGCCCTGGAGGAATGACTCAGAGTGCATCCAACCAATCTCTTCATTCACAGAGCAATCTCAGTGATGCAATCGGGACGggccttcctccttcctccctcatGCAGAGTCAGATTAGCAATG GTCCTAATCACGTGCCTATGCAGCAGTCAGGCCAGAACACTATgcccacaacctctctgagtATGACTGTCAGcagtcatggaactgggcctGGTTATAGCCATACAGTGCCTGCATCTCAGAATGTGCCAATGCAAGGCCAGGGGTCAATAGGCAATTATGTCTCTCGAACAAACATCAACATGCAGTCTAATCCAG TCTCCATGATGCACCAGCAAGCAGCAACATCGCATTACAACTCGGCACAAGGAGGGAGCCAGCATTACCAGGGGCAGTCCTCCATTGCCATGATGAGTCAGAGCAACCAGGGCAACAGCATGATGGGTCAGCGACCAATGGGCCCCTACAGGGCTTCCCAGCAAG GTTCCTCGCAGCAGTACATGGGTCAGGAGGAATATTACAGTGAACAGTACAGTCATGGACAAGGCTCATCAGAACCTATGAATCAGCAATACTATCCAGATG GACATGGTGATTATGCCTATCAGCAGTCATCCTATACTGAGCAGAGCTATGACAGGTCATTTGATGACTCTACACAACACTACTATGAAGGAG GAAATTCTCAgtacagccagcagcaggcaggataTCAACAGGGAGCTGCACAACAGCAAACATATTCCCAGCAGCAATACCCGAATCAACAAAGTTACCCAGGACAACAGCAAGGATATG GTCCTGCGCAAGGAGCATCTTCACAGTATTCCAGCTACCAACAGGGACAGGGGCAGCAATATGGGAGTTACAGAGCCTCTCAGACAGGACCATCCGCTCAGCAGCAGAGGCCTTATGGCTATGAGCAG ggACAATATGGAAATTACCAGCAATAA
- the SS18L1 gene encoding calcium-responsive transactivator isoform X2 yields MQSLLPAPPTQNINLGPGGMTQSASNQSLHSQSNLSDAIGTGLPPSSLMQSQISNGPNHVPMQQSGQNTMPTTSLSMTVSSHGTGPGYSHTVPASQNVPMQGQGSIGNYVSRTNINMQSNPVSMMHQQAATSHYNSAQGGSQHYQGQSSIAMMSQSNQGNSMMGQRPMGPYRASQQGSSQQYMGQEEYYSEQYSHGQGSSEPMNQQYYPDGHGDYAYQQSSYTEQSYDRSFDDSTQHYYEGGNSQYSQQQAGYQQGAAQQQTYSQQQYPNQQSYPGQQQGYGPAQGASSQYSSYQQGQGQQYGSYRASQTGPSAQQQRPYGYEQGQYGNYQQ; encoded by the exons ATGCAGTCCTTGCTTCCTGCT CCACCAACGCAAAACATAAACTTGGGCCCTGGAGGAATGACTCAGAGTGCATCCAACCAATCTCTTCATTCACAGAGCAATCTCAGTGATGCAATCGGGACGggccttcctccttcctccctcatGCAGAGTCAGATTAGCAATG GTCCTAATCACGTGCCTATGCAGCAGTCAGGCCAGAACACTATgcccacaacctctctgagtATGACTGTCAGcagtcatggaactgggcctGGTTATAGCCATACAGTGCCTGCATCTCAGAATGTGCCAATGCAAGGCCAGGGGTCAATAGGCAATTATGTCTCTCGAACAAACATCAACATGCAGTCTAATCCAG TCTCCATGATGCACCAGCAAGCAGCAACATCGCATTACAACTCGGCACAAGGAGGGAGCCAGCATTACCAGGGGCAGTCCTCCATTGCCATGATGAGTCAGAGCAACCAGGGCAACAGCATGATGGGTCAGCGACCAATGGGCCCCTACAGGGCTTCCCAGCAAG GTTCCTCGCAGCAGTACATGGGTCAGGAGGAATATTACAGTGAACAGTACAGTCATGGACAAGGCTCATCAGAACCTATGAATCAGCAATACTATCCAGATG GACATGGTGATTATGCCTATCAGCAGTCATCCTATACTGAGCAGAGCTATGACAGGTCATTTGATGACTCTACACAACACTACTATGAAGGAG GAAATTCTCAgtacagccagcagcaggcaggataTCAACAGGGAGCTGCACAACAGCAAACATATTCCCAGCAGCAATACCCGAATCAACAAAGTTACCCAGGACAACAGCAAGGATATG GTCCTGCGCAAGGAGCATCTTCACAGTATTCCAGCTACCAACAGGGACAGGGGCAGCAATATGGGAGTTACAGAGCCTCTCAGACAGGACCATCCGCTCAGCAGCAGAGGCCTTATGGCTATGAGCAG ggACAATATGGAAATTACCAGCAATAA
- the SS18L1 gene encoding calcium-responsive transactivator isoform X3, with product MQQSGQNTMPTTSLSMTVSSHGTGPGYSHTVPASQNVPMQGQGSIGNYVSRTNINMQSNPVSMMHQQAATSHYNSAQGGSQHYQGQSSIAMMSQSNQGNSMMGQRPMGPYRASQQGSSQQYMGQEEYYSEQYSHGQGSSEPMNQQYYPDGHGDYAYQQSSYTEQSYDRSFDDSTQHYYEGGNSQYSQQQAGYQQGAAQQQTYSQQQYPNQQSYPGQQQGYGPAQGASSQYSSYQQGQGQQYGSYRASQTGPSAQQQRPYGYEQGQYGNYQQ from the exons ATGCAGCAGTCAGGCCAGAACACTATgcccacaacctctctgagtATGACTGTCAGcagtcatggaactgggcctGGTTATAGCCATACAGTGCCTGCATCTCAGAATGTGCCAATGCAAGGCCAGGGGTCAATAGGCAATTATGTCTCTCGAACAAACATCAACATGCAGTCTAATCCAG TCTCCATGATGCACCAGCAAGCAGCAACATCGCATTACAACTCGGCACAAGGAGGGAGCCAGCATTACCAGGGGCAGTCCTCCATTGCCATGATGAGTCAGAGCAACCAGGGCAACAGCATGATGGGTCAGCGACCAATGGGCCCCTACAGGGCTTCCCAGCAAG GTTCCTCGCAGCAGTACATGGGTCAGGAGGAATATTACAGTGAACAGTACAGTCATGGACAAGGCTCATCAGAACCTATGAATCAGCAATACTATCCAGATG GACATGGTGATTATGCCTATCAGCAGTCATCCTATACTGAGCAGAGCTATGACAGGTCATTTGATGACTCTACACAACACTACTATGAAGGAG GAAATTCTCAgtacagccagcagcaggcaggataTCAACAGGGAGCTGCACAACAGCAAACATATTCCCAGCAGCAATACCCGAATCAACAAAGTTACCCAGGACAACAGCAAGGATATG GTCCTGCGCAAGGAGCATCTTCACAGTATTCCAGCTACCAACAGGGACAGGGGCAGCAATATGGGAGTTACAGAGCCTCTCAGACAGGACCATCCGCTCAGCAGCAGAGGCCTTATGGCTATGAGCAG ggACAATATGGAAATTACCAGCAATAA
- the MTG2 gene encoding mitochondrial ribosome-associated GTPase 2, with the protein MRTAWGGAGGCALCAAGRCRRGRAMLLRCGLGLCGLSAWRPVPGRQPAFSTSCAACSKNRRLRQKRVISEKKLSRYFVDHRRVRVVGGQGGGGGQSFYSEPRKIFGGPDGGNGGDGGHVILKADQQIKSLSSVLPFYQGFHGERGGSKNCYGANGACVYVKVPVGTLVKEDGVVVADLTQHGEEYVAAYGGAGGKGNRFFLSNEKRAPTLFTPGEPGQERVLHLELKTTAHAGLVGFPNAGKSSLLRALSNAKPAVAAYPFTTLNPHVGIVRYEDYEQVAVADIPGLIRGAHLNRGLGMAFLRHIERCCFLLYVVDLSVSQPWIQLQDLKYELEQYKKGLSARPCVVVGNKIDLPESRINLPLLKEQIDDRVIALSALTGDNLEELLLHLKELYDTYVKMGQSQGQSPVKW; encoded by the exons ATGCGCACAGCgtggggcggggcgggcggctgCGCTCTGTGCGCCGCGGGGCGGTGCCGGCGTGGCCGTGCCATGCTGCTGCGCTGCGGGTTGGGGCTGTGCGGGCTGTCTGCGTGGAGGCCCGTGCCCGGTCGGCAGCCGGCTTTCTCCACGAGTTGCGCCGCGTGCTCAAAGAACAGGCGGCTGAGGCAAAAAAGAGTCATTTCGGAAAAGAAATTG TCACGCTATTTTGTGGATCACCGGAGAGTGCGTGTGGTTGGGggacaaggaggaggaggaggtcagTCTTTTTACAGTGAacctagaaaaatatttggaggtCCTGACGGTGGAAATGGAGGTGATGGAGGTCACGTCATTTTGAAAG CTGACCAGCAAATTAAATCACTTTCTTCAGTCCTCCCCTTCTATCAGGGTTTTCatggagagagaggaggaagcaaaAACTGTTACGGAGCCAATGGTGCATGCGTTTATGTTAAA GTCCCTGTAGGTACATTGGTTAAGGAGGATGGGGTAGTTGTGGCTGACCTCACTCAGCATGGTGAAGAGTATGTTGCAGCTTatggaggagctggagggaaAGGTAATcgattttttctttccaatgaAAAGCGAGCTCCAACGTTATTTACTCCAGGAGAGCCAGGTCAGGAGAGGGTCCTCCATTTGGAACTCAAAACAACAGCTCATGCAGGATTG GTGGGCTTTCCCAATGCTGGGAAGTCATCGCTtttgagagcactgtccaaCGCAAAGCCGGCAGTGGCTGCCTACCCATTCACAACCCTAAACCCCCACGTTGGCATTGTCCGCTATGAAGACTATGAACAAGTGGCAG TTGCTGACATTCCTGGCCTAATAAGAGGTGCTCATCTGAACAGGGGCCTTGGGATGGCCTTCCTAAGGCATATTGAGCGatgctgctttcttttataTGTGGTGGATCTCTCTGTGTCTCAGCCATGGATTCAGCTGCAAGACTTAAAATATGAACTTGAACAATATAAAAAAGGATTGTCTGCGAGGCCTTGTGTTGTCGTTGGGAATAAAATTGACCTTCCTGAGTCCAGGATTAATCTACCACTCCTTAAAGAACAGATAGATGACAGAGTCATTGCATTGTCTGCGTTGACAGGAGACAACCTAGAGGaactgctgctgcatttgaaagAGCTGTATGACACTTATGTGAAGATGGGACAATCACAGGGGCAAAGCCCGGTCAAGTGGTAG